One Nicotiana tomentosiformis chromosome 4, ASM39032v3, whole genome shotgun sequence genomic window carries:
- the LOC138910469 gene encoding uncharacterized protein, translating into MGSLSYLHPKKSGIAHEIHQLASLGVRLLDSCDTGVTIHDMSTSSLVTEVKVRQYEDHVLTHYRDTTPQKKKTPLKITGDGVLRYRGRLFVPNVAGLCRQAMGETHYSHYSIHPGGTKMYHDIREIYW; encoded by the coding sequence atgggtagcctgtcatatttacatcCAAAGAAGAGtggaatagcccatgagattcatcagctagccagtcttggagttcgattactcgACTCATGTGATACCGGAGTTACAATTCATGACATgtcaacatcctctttagtaactgaagtgaaggttCGCCAGTACGAGGATCATGTGTTAACTCATTATagagatacaacccctcagaaGAAGAAGACACCACTtaagattacaggagatggggtcctcagatatcgaggacgattattTGTCCCTAATGTTGCTGGGTTGTGCCGGCAGGCTATGGGAGAGactcactattctcattattctatccatccaggaggaacaaagatgtatcacgatatcagggaaatatattggtag